In Prochlorococcus marinus XMU1406, the genomic stretch AAGATCACTACCAGTGAGCATAATTAATTAAAAGAAAGTTCTTCTTAATTAAGATAGCAATTTGTGTGTAATATATGCAATTATTGAGAATGTATTTACTCTATTATTTATCTTTAAGAATGGAAAAGTTTGTAGTTTTTGGAAAGTATTGTGAAGATGCAATCATAAAAAGGACTCCATTTCGTGAACAACATCTTAGTAGACTTAAAAAATTAAAAGATCGCGATATTTTAGTTACTTTAGGACCAACAAAATGTACTAAATATTTGTTTGGAATTTTTCAAGCTAATGATAAAAATGAATTAATTGATTTGATTGAGGAAGATAT encodes the following:
- a CDS encoding YciI family protein, producing the protein MEKFVVFGKYCEDAIIKRTPFREQHLSRLKKLKDRDILVTLGPTKCTKYLFGIFQANDKNELIDLIEEDIYWEKGIWTNYDIYPWIQAF